A single region of the Kocuria rosea genome encodes:
- a CDS encoding heparan-alpha-glucosaminide N-acetyltransferase domain-containing protein — MSVHVLPSSDDETGEPTWSQILFSGDSAALFALLAGVGLALSTGGPRPHGGRELGADRVALVVRAVLIAVLGLAIGSLLADDLPADNILIYYGVFFLLAVPFLRAGPKPLFGSAAVFLLVAPVLMQSLRDALPEPVADNPAFGELLTEPGATAAQLLLTGTYPALAYLTYLLTGMGLGRLDLRRRATQLRLLAVGLGLSVCAQAASYVLLHGLGGYERLLASSSGDARQLDEILIWGEDWLPTDTWWSLAVDAPHTNTPLAIAVSLGTGMAVLGAFLLISRVVGAWLLPLSAMGSMTLTLYTAHLVVLSFEVHEDRPHLWLAVQLVSAVLFAVTWQRTMGQGPLERALGAVTKGARRRSLVASSGPRGVEEPGTGGSRPPGEPDSSSDP; from the coding sequence ATGTCCGTCCACGTCCTGCCGTCCTCCGACGACGAGACCGGCGAGCCGACCTGGTCGCAGATCCTCTTCTCCGGGGACTCGGCGGCGCTGTTCGCGCTGCTGGCGGGCGTGGGACTCGCCCTGTCCACCGGTGGACCCCGCCCGCACGGTGGCCGGGAGCTGGGCGCGGACCGTGTGGCGCTCGTGGTGCGGGCGGTGCTGATCGCGGTGCTGGGACTGGCCATCGGATCCCTGCTGGCCGACGACCTGCCGGCGGACAACATCCTCATCTACTACGGCGTGTTCTTCCTCCTGGCCGTGCCCTTCCTGCGCGCGGGCCCGAAGCCGCTGTTCGGCTCGGCGGCGGTCTTCCTGCTCGTGGCTCCGGTGCTCATGCAGTCGCTGCGCGACGCACTGCCCGAGCCCGTCGCCGACAACCCCGCGTTCGGGGAGCTGCTGACGGAGCCGGGGGCGACGGCGGCCCAGCTGCTGCTGACCGGCACCTATCCGGCGCTCGCCTACCTGACCTACCTGCTGACCGGCATGGGGCTCGGCCGGCTCGATCTGCGGAGGAGGGCGACCCAGCTGCGCCTCCTGGCGGTCGGCCTGGGTCTGTCGGTCTGCGCGCAGGCGGCCTCGTACGTCCTGCTCCACGGCCTCGGCGGCTACGAACGGCTGCTGGCCTCCTCGTCGGGGGACGCGAGGCAACTGGACGAGATCCTGATCTGGGGCGAGGACTGGCTGCCCACCGACACCTGGTGGTCGCTCGCCGTCGACGCGCCGCACACCAACACCCCCCTGGCCATCGCGGTCAGCCTCGGCACGGGCATGGCCGTCCTGGGCGCCTTCCTGCTGATCTCCCGCGTGGTCGGCGCCTGGCTGCTGCCGCTGTCGGCGATGGGCTCGATGACCCTGACCCTGTACACCGCGCACCTGGTCGTCCTGTCGTTCGAGGTCCACGAGGACCGGCCCCACCTGTGGCTCGCCGTCCAGCTCGTGTCGGCGGTCCTGTTCGCCGTGACGTGGCAGCGGACCATGGGGCAGGGGCCGCTGGAGCGGGCGCTCGGCGCCGTCACGAAGGGCGCGCGGCGCCGGTCCCTCGTCGCGTCCTCCGGCCCCCGGGGCGTCGAGGAGCCCGGCACCGGCGGGAGCCGACCGCCGGGCGAACCGGACAGTAGTTCCGATCCGTGA
- the dnaG gene encoding DNA primase, producing the protein MAGLIRREDIDEVRARTDIKEIVDGYVTLKSAGIGSWKGLCPFHDERTPSFHVRPQMGTYHCFGCDESGDVISFLMTMDHTTFSETVEKLAARVGYELHYEQGSGPNKEEVGRRQRLLDAHKVAAEFFQRNLYTRQAAPAQQFLGERGFDGEAARRYGVGYAPRGWDHLLKHLRERGFTDQELKLTGMFSEGNRGLYDRFRGRLVWPIRAVAGEVIGFGARKLHDDDQGPKYLNTPETALYKKSQVLYGIDLAKREIARQRRLVVVEGYTDVMACHLAGVTTAVATCGTAFGAEHIKIVRRFLSDDGGGGEVVFTFDGDAAGQKAALRAFEEDQKFVAQTYVAVEPHGMDPCDLRLARGDAAVAELVENRRPLFEFAIRATLKNFDLDTIEGRIRAMRACAPIVARIRDRSLRPAYARQLAGWLGLEPAEVQRAVDAAGRAQREEAPAPHRPAEPEASGPAPVELPDPREPVARMEREALETVIQCPDLMLARHWEEFGLSDFRYPVHGAVHDAVLAARAELLGDGSAVPSGQAWVDGVRGHLPEPLHGYLAELAVTPLPATTQQQLERYTADILNRLFELQINRRKSDRLAELQRTDPTGQRERYQELQRELLELEMQRRGLRQD; encoded by the coding sequence GTGGCAGGACTGATCAGACGCGAGGACATCGACGAGGTGCGGGCGCGCACCGACATCAAGGAGATCGTCGACGGCTACGTCACCCTCAAGAGCGCCGGCATCGGCTCCTGGAAGGGGCTCTGCCCGTTCCACGACGAGCGCACCCCGTCCTTCCACGTGCGGCCGCAGATGGGCACCTACCACTGCTTCGGCTGCGACGAGTCCGGGGACGTCATCTCCTTCCTCATGACGATGGACCACACCACCTTCTCCGAGACCGTGGAGAAGCTCGCGGCCCGGGTGGGCTACGAGCTGCACTACGAGCAGGGCTCCGGGCCGAACAAGGAGGAGGTCGGCCGCCGCCAGCGCCTGCTGGACGCGCACAAGGTCGCCGCGGAGTTCTTCCAGCGCAACCTCTACACCCGCCAGGCCGCCCCCGCCCAGCAGTTCCTGGGCGAGCGGGGCTTCGACGGCGAGGCGGCCCGGCGCTACGGCGTGGGCTACGCGCCCCGCGGCTGGGACCACCTCCTCAAGCACCTGCGGGAGCGCGGCTTCACGGACCAGGAGCTCAAGCTCACCGGGATGTTCTCCGAGGGCAACCGCGGGCTCTACGACCGGTTCCGCGGCCGGCTCGTCTGGCCCATCCGCGCGGTCGCCGGCGAGGTCATCGGCTTCGGCGCCCGCAAGCTCCACGACGACGACCAGGGCCCGAAGTACCTCAACACCCCCGAGACCGCCCTGTACAAGAAGTCCCAGGTGCTCTACGGCATCGACCTCGCGAAGCGGGAGATCGCCAGGCAGCGGCGCCTCGTCGTCGTCGAGGGCTACACCGACGTCATGGCCTGCCACCTCGCGGGCGTGACCACGGCGGTGGCCACGTGCGGCACCGCCTTCGGGGCCGAGCACATCAAGATCGTCCGGCGGTTCCTCTCCGACGACGGCGGCGGGGGAGAGGTCGTCTTCACCTTCGACGGCGACGCCGCCGGGCAGAAGGCCGCCCTGCGCGCGTTCGAGGAGGACCAGAAGTTCGTGGCGCAGACCTACGTGGCGGTCGAGCCCCACGGCATGGACCCCTGCGACCTCCGGCTCGCCCGCGGGGACGCCGCCGTGGCCGAGCTCGTGGAGAACCGCCGCCCCCTGTTCGAGTTCGCGATCCGGGCGACGCTGAAGAACTTTGACCTGGACACCATCGAGGGCCGCATCCGGGCGATGCGCGCCTGTGCGCCCATCGTGGCGCGGATCCGCGACCGCTCCCTGCGCCCCGCCTACGCGCGGCAGCTCGCGGGCTGGCTCGGGCTCGAGCCGGCGGAGGTCCAGCGGGCCGTCGACGCCGCGGGCCGCGCCCAGCGGGAGGAGGCCCCCGCGCCGCACCGGCCGGCGGAGCCGGAGGCGTCCGGGCCGGCCCCGGTCGAGCTGCCCGACCCGCGCGAGCCCGTGGCCCGGATGGAGCGCGAGGCCCTCGAGACCGTCATCCAGTGCCCGGACCTGATGCTCGCGCGGCACTGGGAGGAGTTCGGGCTCAGCGACTTCCGCTACCCCGTGCACGGGGCCGTGCACGACGCCGTGCTCGCCGCGCGCGCCGAGCTGCTCGGCGACGGCTCCGCCGTGCCGAGCGGGCAGGCCTGGGTGGACGGGGTGCGCGGACACCTGCCCGAGCCGCTGCACGGCTACCTCGCCGAGCTCGCCGTGACCCCGCTGCCGGCCACCACGCAGCAGCAGCTGGAGCGCTACACCGCGGACATCCTCAACCGCCTCTTCGAGCTGCAGATCAACCGGCGGAAGTCGGACCGGCTGGCGGAGCTCCAGCGCACGGATCCCACCGGGCAGCGCGAGCGCTACCAGGAGCTCCAGCGGGAGCTGCTGGAGCTGGAGATGCAGCGGCGCGGCCTCCGCCAGGACTGA
- a CDS encoding MFS transporter, whose product MENSTGPAPQAASPSSPGARPVLRSRAWVAPLCWIAVLLDGFDAVVLGAVLPSMLENNELGMTTAQGTAVATVGLVGMMIGALTMGYLTDRLGRRKMLIGAVVMFSLLTFAAAFSPSVFVFGLLRFLAGLGLGGCLPTAIAMVTEFARLGRGSDATTLVMTGYHVGAVLTAALAIVVVVQFGWQEMFVLGSLPALVLVPLMLVFLPESPSFLASKGRMAEARAVAEHYGVHLEHHTAEEQAEKVGATMLLSTGWRRNSIAIWVASFMGLLLVYGLNTWLPQIMRAADYDLGNSLGFLLILNVGAIAGLAVAGRVADRITPRAAGIIWFLGSAALLAALAIKLPLLGIYAMVFVTGCFVFSSQVLVYAFTAANHPPRVRATALGMSAGVGRLGAISGPIIGGTLLTAGLAYPWGFFAFAAVGALGGLALTGTRTRQDLRESSR is encoded by the coding sequence ATGGAAAACTCCACCGGACCCGCCCCGCAGGCCGCGTCCCCCTCCTCCCCGGGCGCCCGGCCCGTCCTCCGCTCCCGGGCGTGGGTGGCGCCGCTGTGCTGGATCGCGGTGCTGCTGGACGGCTTCGACGCCGTGGTCCTGGGCGCGGTGCTGCCGTCCATGCTCGAGAACAACGAGCTCGGGATGACCACCGCGCAGGGCACCGCCGTGGCCACCGTCGGCCTCGTGGGCATGATGATCGGCGCGCTGACCATGGGCTACCTCACCGACCGGCTCGGCCGCCGCAAGATGCTCATCGGCGCCGTGGTCATGTTCTCCCTGCTGACCTTCGCCGCGGCGTTCTCCCCGAGCGTGTTCGTCTTCGGCCTCCTGCGCTTCCTCGCCGGCCTGGGCCTCGGCGGCTGCCTGCCCACCGCCATCGCGATGGTCACCGAGTTCGCCCGCCTCGGCCGGGGCTCCGACGCCACGACCCTGGTGATGACCGGCTACCACGTGGGCGCGGTGCTCACCGCGGCGCTCGCCATCGTCGTCGTCGTCCAGTTCGGCTGGCAGGAGATGTTCGTCCTGGGCTCCCTGCCGGCGCTCGTCCTCGTGCCTCTCATGCTCGTGTTCCTCCCCGAGTCCCCCTCGTTCCTCGCGTCCAAGGGGCGGATGGCCGAGGCCCGCGCCGTGGCCGAGCACTACGGCGTGCACCTCGAGCACCACACCGCCGAGGAGCAGGCCGAGAAGGTCGGCGCCACCATGCTGCTCTCCACCGGCTGGCGCCGGAACTCGATCGCCATCTGGGTCGCCTCCTTCATGGGCCTGCTGCTCGTCTACGGGCTCAACACCTGGCTGCCGCAGATCATGCGGGCGGCCGACTACGACCTCGGCAACTCCCTCGGCTTCCTGCTGATCCTCAACGTGGGCGCCATCGCGGGGCTGGCGGTCGCCGGCCGGGTGGCCGACCGGATCACCCCGCGCGCAGCCGGCATCATCTGGTTCCTCGGCTCGGCCGCGCTGCTCGCGGCCCTGGCGATCAAGCTGCCGCTGCTCGGGATCTACGCCATGGTCTTCGTCACCGGCTGCTTCGTGTTCTCCTCCCAGGTGCTCGTCTACGCGTTCACCGCCGCCAACCACCCGCCGCGCGTGCGCGCCACGGCGCTGGGCATGTCCGCCGGGGTCGGCCGGCTCGGGGCGATCTCGGGCCCGATCATCGGGGGCACCCTGCTGACCGCGGGCCTGGCCTACCCGTGGGGCTTCTTCGCCTTCGCCGCGGTGGGCGCCCTGGGCGGCCTCGCCCTGACCGGTACCCGGACCCGGCAGGACTTGCGGGAAAGCTCCCGCTGA
- a CDS encoding deoxyguanosinetriphosphate triphosphohydrolase produces MPHTSIEIDRTGAPAPGYEARDVARWVAEDHHNKYRSDFERDRARILHSSGLRRLAAKTQVVSPDTDDFVRNRLTHSLEVAQIGRELGRMLGCDPDVVDAACLSHDLGHPPFGHNGEAALHRLTQHIGGFEGNAQTLRLLTRLEPKVLDDDGRPAGLNLTRAVLDAVCKYPWEAHEAPLRPDGTRSPKFGVYTDDLPVFAWLRDGAPARTKCLEAQVMDLSDDISYSVHDVEDAIASGLVQLGWLADTTQRDRVLELTRRWYLPEAAPESLDAALTRLEDSSLWVREMDGSRKDLARLKNMTSQLIGRFAMSAVGATRDIYGEDPLTRYDAQLVVPEGTTEEIGVLKGIATTYVITVRDAQPIYDNQQEVLSILVGALMDSDGRFLSPAFTADWHDLGDGPGTEAARLRLVVDQIASLTDLSAVSLHDRIRGTHWRVGDKPLW; encoded by the coding sequence ATGCCCCACACGTCCATCGAGATCGACCGCACCGGCGCGCCCGCCCCGGGCTACGAGGCCCGCGACGTCGCGCGCTGGGTGGCGGAGGACCACCACAACAAGTACCGCTCCGACTTCGAGCGGGACCGCGCCCGGATCCTGCACTCCTCGGGGCTGCGGCGGCTGGCGGCCAAGACCCAGGTCGTCTCCCCGGACACCGACGACTTCGTGCGCAACCGCCTGACCCACTCTCTCGAGGTCGCCCAGATCGGCCGGGAGCTGGGCCGGATGCTCGGCTGCGACCCCGACGTCGTCGACGCCGCCTGCCTCTCCCACGACCTCGGGCACCCGCCGTTCGGGCACAACGGGGAAGCGGCCCTGCACCGGCTGACCCAGCACATCGGCGGCTTCGAGGGCAACGCGCAGACCCTGCGCCTGCTGACCCGGCTCGAGCCCAAGGTGCTCGACGACGACGGGCGGCCCGCGGGCCTGAACCTCACCCGCGCCGTGCTGGACGCCGTGTGCAAGTACCCCTGGGAGGCCCACGAGGCGCCGCTGCGCCCGGACGGGACCAGGTCCCCGAAGTTCGGGGTCTACACGGACGATCTGCCGGTGTTCGCGTGGTTGCGCGACGGCGCCCCGGCGCGCACCAAGTGCCTCGAGGCCCAGGTCATGGATCTCTCGGACGACATCTCCTACTCCGTGCACGACGTCGAGGACGCGATCGCCTCCGGGCTCGTGCAGCTGGGCTGGCTCGCCGACACCACCCAGCGGGACCGGGTGCTCGAGCTCACCCGGCGCTGGTACCTGCCCGAGGCCGCGCCGGAGTCCCTCGACGCCGCCCTGACCCGCCTCGAGGACTCGTCCCTGTGGGTCCGGGAGATGGACGGGTCCCGCAAGGACCTCGCCCGGCTGAAGAACATGACGAGCCAGCTCATCGGCCGCTTCGCGATGTCCGCGGTCGGCGCCACCCGGGACATCTACGGCGAGGACCCGCTGACCCGCTACGACGCCCAGCTCGTGGTGCCGGAGGGGACCACGGAGGAGATCGGCGTGCTCAAGGGCATCGCCACGACCTACGTCATCACGGTGCGCGACGCCCAGCCGATCTACGACAACCAGCAGGAGGTGCTCTCGATCCTGGTGGGGGCGCTGATGGACTCCGACGGCCGTTTCCTCTCGCCCGCCTTCACCGCCGACTGGCACGACCTCGGCGACGGGCCGGGCACGGAGGCCGCCCGCCTGCGCCTCGTGGTGGACCAGATCGCGTCCCTCACCGACCTGTCCGCCGTGTCCCTGCACGACCGGATCCGCGGCACCCACTGGCGGGTGGGGGACAAGCCGCTCTGGTGA
- the dusB gene encoding tRNA dihydrouridine synthase DusB, whose translation MDTRTENHPARLDLPPLHLGALTIDVPVVLAPMAGVTNKAFRRLCREYGGGLYVTEMVTARALVERRPESMRIIDHDPDETPRSIQIYGVDAVHVGQAVRMVVEEDRADHIDLNFGCPVPKVTKRGGGSALPWKTDLFTAIVRTAVQEASRGNVPVTVKMRKGIDDGHLTFLEAGRIARDSGVAAVALHGRTLEQHYSGTADWDAIAQLREALPDVPVLGNGDIWSAEDAVRMVEQTGVDGVVVGRGCQGRPWLFGDLQAAFEGRPDRFRPGVDQVARTIYRHAELLVEMFGDEAKGLRDIRKHVAWYFKGYPVGGELRARMAQVPDLATLRELLDELDLSLGYPGEAVEGPRGRAGSPKKPHLPDGWLGSRELGDAERLGLVAAELDVSGG comes from the coding sequence ATGGACACCCGTACCGAGAACCACCCCGCCCGGCTCGACCTGCCGCCGCTGCACCTGGGCGCGCTCACGATCGACGTCCCTGTGGTGCTGGCGCCGATGGCCGGGGTCACCAACAAGGCGTTCCGCCGGCTGTGCCGCGAGTACGGCGGCGGCCTGTACGTCACCGAGATGGTCACGGCCCGCGCCCTCGTGGAACGCCGGCCCGAGTCGATGCGGATCATCGACCACGACCCGGACGAGACGCCCCGCTCCATCCAGATCTACGGCGTGGACGCCGTCCACGTCGGGCAGGCCGTGCGGATGGTCGTCGAGGAGGACCGGGCCGACCACATCGACCTGAACTTCGGCTGCCCCGTCCCCAAGGTCACCAAGCGCGGCGGCGGCTCCGCCCTGCCCTGGAAGACCGACCTGTTCACCGCGATCGTGCGCACCGCCGTCCAGGAGGCCTCCCGCGGGAACGTCCCCGTGACGGTCAAGATGCGCAAGGGCATCGACGACGGCCACCTCACCTTTCTCGAGGCCGGCCGGATCGCCCGCGACAGCGGCGTCGCGGCCGTGGCCCTGCACGGGCGCACCCTCGAGCAGCACTACTCGGGGACCGCGGACTGGGACGCCATCGCGCAGCTGCGCGAGGCCCTGCCGGACGTGCCCGTGCTCGGCAACGGGGACATCTGGAGCGCCGAGGACGCCGTGCGCATGGTCGAGCAGACCGGCGTGGACGGCGTGGTCGTCGGCCGCGGCTGCCAGGGCCGGCCCTGGCTCTTCGGGGACCTGCAGGCCGCCTTCGAGGGCCGCCCCGACCGCTTCCGCCCCGGGGTGGACCAGGTCGCCCGCACGATCTACCGCCACGCCGAGCTGCTCGTGGAGATGTTCGGCGACGAGGCCAAGGGGCTGCGCGACATCCGCAAGCACGTCGCCTGGTACTTCAAGGGCTACCCGGTGGGCGGTGAGCTGCGCGCCAGGATGGCCCAGGTGCCGGATCTCGCGACCCTGCGCGAGCTGCTGGACGAGCTCGACCTGTCCCTCGGCTACCCGGGCGAGGCGGTCGAGGGCCCGCGCGGCCGCGCCGGCTCCCCGAAGAAGCCGCACCTGCCGGACGGCTGGCTGGGCTCCCGCGAGCTGGGGGACGCCGAGCGGCTGGGGCTGGTCGCGGCGGAGCTCGACGTCTCCGGCGGCTGA
- a CDS encoding maleylpyruvate isomerase family mycothiol-dependent enzyme, with the protein MVARQDLTTDEDLKAQLLLVRRGTAFWSRKVNELTDDELDGPSLLPGWSRRHVIAHVGYNARALTRLVQWANTGVETPMYSSPQARNQEIAYGATLPARALRHLNDHASVSLNVEWRDTPEAAWSHEVRTAQGRTVPATETVWMRNREVWIHAVDLDNGPRFSDVPAEVLTRLLKDVTGNWAGQDKDPGLRIQVCDAPELGELGAGAGQDAGILVRGDLAAVAQWASGRGGARLEVGADVANPRWI; encoded by the coding sequence ATGGTCGCCCGTCAGGACCTCACCACCGACGAGGACCTCAAGGCCCAGCTGCTGCTGGTGCGCCGCGGCACGGCGTTCTGGTCCCGCAAGGTCAACGAGCTCACGGACGACGAGCTCGACGGACCCTCACTGCTGCCCGGCTGGTCCCGCCGGCACGTCATCGCCCACGTCGGCTACAACGCCCGCGCCCTGACCCGGCTCGTGCAGTGGGCCAACACCGGGGTGGAGACCCCGATGTACTCCTCCCCTCAGGCCCGCAACCAGGAGATCGCCTACGGGGCGACCCTGCCGGCCCGGGCGCTGCGCCACCTCAACGACCACGCCTCGGTGTCCCTGAACGTCGAGTGGCGGGACACCCCGGAGGCGGCGTGGAGCCACGAGGTGCGGACCGCCCAGGGCAGGACCGTGCCGGCCACGGAGACCGTCTGGATGCGCAACCGCGAGGTCTGGATCCACGCGGTCGACCTCGACAACGGGCCCCGCTTCTCGGACGTCCCGGCCGAGGTCCTGACCCGGCTGCTGAAGGACGTGACCGGCAACTGGGCGGGACAGGACAAGGACCCCGGGCTGCGGATCCAGGTCTGTGACGCCCCGGAGCTCGGTGAGCTCGGGGCCGGCGCCGGCCAGGACGCGGGGATCCTGGTGCGCGGGGACCTGGCCGCGGTCGCGCAGTGGGCCTCCGGGCGCGGCGGGGCCCGCCTCGAGGTCGGCGCCGACGTGGCGAACCCGCGCTGGATCTGA
- a CDS encoding fumarylacetoacetate hydrolase family protein, giving the protein MKLATLRTNGTTTAARLDGEVFTEIEGCPDLGALLAEENWQQIAADASGPTHPAAGAELETIVADPGKVLCVGLNYKSHIQEMGRDLPSYPTIFAKFTETLTGPNDDIEAVAEDPQLDWEGELVVVVGKRAYKVDEADAGQYIAGYAAANDISMREWQFRTKEWLQGKIWAKSTPVGPVMVTADEFDPKQAVLHTRVNGETMQEHSIGDLLFTPEHLVAYFSTMLPLNPGDIILTGTPGGVGRARNPQVFLKSGDVVEVEIDGLGVLTNKIVDPA; this is encoded by the coding sequence ATGAAGCTTGCAACCCTGCGCACCAACGGGACCACCACGGCCGCCCGCCTCGACGGCGAGGTGTTCACCGAGATCGAGGGCTGCCCCGACCTCGGCGCCCTGCTCGCGGAGGAGAACTGGCAGCAGATCGCCGCCGACGCCTCCGGGCCGACGCACCCGGCCGCCGGCGCCGAGCTCGAGACGATCGTCGCCGACCCCGGCAAGGTCCTGTGCGTGGGGCTCAACTACAAGAGCCACATCCAGGAGATGGGCCGCGACCTGCCGTCCTACCCCACGATCTTCGCCAAGTTCACCGAGACCCTCACCGGCCCGAACGACGACATCGAGGCCGTCGCCGAGGACCCCCAGCTGGACTGGGAGGGCGAGCTCGTCGTCGTCGTCGGCAAGCGCGCGTACAAGGTGGACGAGGCCGACGCCGGTCAGTACATCGCCGGGTACGCCGCCGCCAACGACATCTCCATGCGCGAGTGGCAGTTCCGCACCAAGGAGTGGTTGCAGGGCAAGATCTGGGCGAAGTCCACCCCGGTGGGCCCCGTCATGGTCACCGCCGACGAGTTCGACCCGAAGCAGGCCGTCCTGCACACCCGGGTCAACGGCGAGACCATGCAGGAGCACTCGATCGGGGACCTGCTGTTCACCCCGGAGCACCTCGTGGCCTACTTCTCCACGATGCTGCCGCTGAACCCCGGGGACATCATCCTCACCGGCACCCCCGGCGGGGTGGGCCGGGCCCGCAACCCGCAGGTCTTCCTGAAGTCCGGCGACGTGGTGGAGGTCGAGATCGACGGTCTGGGCGTGCTCACCAACAAGATCGTCGACCCCGCCTGA
- a CDS encoding cupin domain-containing protein, which translates to MSHDNQMTVPAPTPQEQAQLDALYQDFESGHMVPLWTEIGNLMPEAPASAAVPFVWEWKNLLPLAERAGDLVPVGRGGERRAIALANPGLGGRPYATPTLWCAIQYLGGHEVAPEHRHSQNAFRFVVEGEGVWTVVNGDPVRMSRGDFLLTPGWNFHGHHNELDAPMAWIDGLDIPFVHYTDTAFFEFGIDRVTDESTPEFSRGERLWCHPGLRPLSGLGNTVSSPIGAYRWEHTDRALTEQLAIEDEGYPATVEQGHAAVRFVNPTTGGDVMPTIRAEFHRFRPGTETRTTREVGSSVYQVFEGRGRFVLDGEVRVVEKGDLVVVPSWTAWQIQAETGFDLFKFGDQPIVEKLNFNRTFVEGEEK; encoded by the coding sequence ATGAGTCACGACAACCAGATGACGGTCCCGGCCCCCACGCCTCAGGAGCAGGCCCAGCTCGACGCCCTCTACCAGGACTTCGAGTCGGGCCACATGGTCCCGCTGTGGACGGAGATCGGCAACCTCATGCCGGAGGCCCCGGCCTCGGCGGCCGTCCCGTTCGTGTGGGAGTGGAAGAACCTGCTGCCGCTGGCCGAGCGGGCCGGGGACCTGGTGCCCGTGGGCCGCGGCGGGGAGCGCAGGGCCATCGCGCTGGCGAACCCCGGTCTGGGCGGGCGCCCGTACGCCACCCCCACCCTGTGGTGCGCCATCCAGTACCTCGGCGGCCACGAGGTGGCGCCCGAGCACCGGCACTCCCAGAACGCCTTCCGCTTCGTGGTCGAGGGCGAGGGCGTGTGGACCGTGGTCAACGGCGACCCGGTGCGGATGTCCCGCGGGGACTTCCTGCTCACCCCGGGCTGGAACTTCCACGGCCACCACAACGAGCTCGATGCGCCCATGGCGTGGATCGACGGCCTCGACATCCCGTTCGTGCACTACACCGACACCGCGTTCTTCGAGTTCGGCATCGACCGGGTGACCGACGAGTCCACCCCGGAGTTCTCCCGCGGCGAGCGGCTGTGGTGCCACCCGGGCCTGCGGCCCCTGTCGGGTCTGGGCAACACCGTGTCCTCCCCGATCGGGGCCTACCGGTGGGAGCACACCGACCGGGCGCTCACCGAGCAGCTGGCGATCGAGGACGAGGGCTACCCCGCCACCGTGGAGCAGGGCCACGCCGCCGTGCGCTTCGTGAACCCCACCACCGGCGGGGACGTCATGCCCACCATCCGGGCCGAGTTCCACCGCTTCCGCCCCGGCACCGAGACCCGCACGACGCGGGAGGTCGGCTCCAGCGTCTACCAGGTCTTCGAGGGCCGCGGCCGGTTCGTGCTCGACGGCGAGGTCCGGGTCGTGGAGAAGGGCGACCTGGTGGTCGTCCCGTCCTGGACGGCCTGGCAGATCCAGGCCGAGACCGGGTTCGACCTGTTCAAGTTCGGCGACCAGCCGATCGTCGAGAAGCTGAACTTCAACCGCACCTTCGTGGAGGGCGAGGAGAAGTAG
- a CDS encoding IclR family transcriptional regulator: MQNQDLERKPAYSLQSVDNVLRLLQMLRDSGGVRLKDVAQELGVAPSTAHRLLSMLVYRGFAVQDDSRRYLAGPGLGVSVPESGSHSRLRALVQPYLELLSERTHETTNLMVRVGTTVRFLSSVEGAGLLKVGDRRGAVLPAAATSAGKLLLSYLSEEDLARLFRTGSARTVGEYLDEAAFGSFVRSLAMIRSVGLAFNREEAERGVSAVACAVRDPEGRPLAALSVSVPVQRAGVIEDRAVIRALREVCREIEGEIAAEIESGRPR, translated from the coding sequence GTGCAGAACCAGGACCTGGAGCGGAAGCCGGCCTACTCCCTGCAGTCCGTGGACAACGTCCTGCGCCTGCTCCAGATGCTGCGCGACTCCGGCGGGGTGCGGCTCAAGGACGTGGCGCAGGAGCTGGGCGTCGCCCCCTCCACCGCGCACCGCCTCCTGTCGATGCTCGTCTACCGCGGCTTCGCCGTCCAGGACGACTCCCGCCGCTACCTCGCGGGGCCGGGGCTCGGCGTCTCGGTCCCCGAGTCCGGCTCGCACAGCCGGCTGCGCGCTCTCGTGCAGCCCTACCTGGAGCTGCTCAGCGAACGGACCCACGAGACCACGAACCTCATGGTCAGGGTCGGCACCACGGTCCGCTTCCTCAGCTCCGTGGAGGGGGCGGGGCTGCTCAAGGTCGGCGACCGGCGCGGCGCCGTCCTCCCGGCGGCCGCCACCTCCGCGGGCAAGCTCCTCCTGTCCTACCTCTCCGAGGAGGACCTCGCGCGGCTGTTCCGCACGGGCTCGGCCCGGACCGTGGGGGAGTACCTGGACGAGGCCGCCTTCGGCTCCTTCGTCCGGTCCCTGGCGATGATCCGCTCCGTGGGACTGGCCTTCAACCGCGAGGAGGCCGAGCGCGGCGTCTCCGCCGTGGCCTGCGCCGTGCGCGATCCCGAGGGGCGCCCCCTGGCCGCCCTGTCGGTGTCCGTGCCCGTGCAGCGGGCCGGCGTGATCGAGGACCGGGCGGTGATCCGGGCGCTGCGGGAGGTGTGCCGGGAGATCGAGGGCGAGATCGCCGCGGAGATCGAGTCCGGCCGGCCCCGGTGA